The DNA sequence TCTCTATCAAATTAGGGTTCGGTTCGTAAAATTCCTAATTCCCAATCGTCCAATTGTGATCTGAACACTTACTTGATTATCACTTCTTGAATTTTGGTTATGCTTCTTTTCCTTGCATCTCATTTCTATTTTGTTTTGTGTTGCTGCTGGGTTAGATAGATAATCCATGTTCATCTTTTCTTTCATGGTTGAGGTTATGCAGAAGGCACTTTTCGAGCTCATTTCATTTGCTATTATGTTCATACTTCCCTcattattattatgatttcttTGGTTGTTTTGACTTTTGACTGAGTGGTTTAATTGGTTGTATATGGGTAAAAAATGTTGATATGCCATGTTAAATTGTTTATGTATATGTTAAATTGTTTATGTATAATGTGTGATTGGAGTATCAGGAAAGTACTTTTACTACTTTTATCTTTATATATAGTTGAGAAAGAAATGAAAATGGATTTTAGCTACTCTGTTTAAATATGTGAGGCTGGTTTTTCTTTCGGGAAAAGCAGAAGCAAACACACCTTTTCTTAATTGGTTTTATTTTTCAGTTGCACTGAAATTTGAGTTGGGATTTTGTCACACAgatcaaacaaaaagaagaataataagGTGTGTGCCTGGAAACCTTGGAAAAGATGGCGGAGAAATTAGCCCCCGAGAAGCGTCACAACTTCGTCCACGATGGTAACTTTCATCTCCCTTTTTACCAATTTGTTTCTTGTGTATTCTTTAAATTAGCATGAATCGAACTCATTTTTCAATTTAGGTCAAAAGGTGTTTGAGTGGGATCAAACGCTAGAAGAGGTTAATATTTACATCAGTTTACCTCCCAATGTTCATTCTAAGCAATTCTACTGCAAGATTCAATCCAAGCATGTTGAAGTTGGCATCAAAGGCAATCCACCATATCTCAATGTAATCCAAAAGTTCCCCACCCTTTTTTCATCCTTTTATTATTCTATATTCATCACacactattttttatctttgccATTGATCATTTTGTAGCACGATCTTACCTGCCCGGTGaagacagattcttcattttggacACTAGGTAAAGGTTTAAACTTTCCTCTACTGTTGTTATTActgctttctttttttggttaaaattgatttattgatttcctttattgattttcttaATCCTGTTTTGGAGGGTTCAAAAATTGGTTAGCTTTTCCTACTTTTCCCAACAATGTTAACTTGGGCTTAGAATTGAGGAAATGAAATTGCATATATAAGAAACTGAGATGTTTATTCTTTGATGATGTTTTTTGGGATTCGGTGTGTAGAGGATGGCATAATGCACATAACACTTCAGAAGAGAGATAAAGGGCAGACATGGGCTTCCCCCATTCTTGGCCAGGGTCAGTTAGACCCTTACGCCACCGATCTTGAACAGAAGCGTCTCATGCTGCAGAGATTTCAAGAAGAGGTTAGCTTCCTTCTTTTCATGTGCTGGAATTTGATTGGTTACCTACCTGATGACTTCCAAACTTTCTTTTAGCGAGTTGTAGAATAAGATGTGACAGAGTTGTGCCTTTAAGAGCAAGAACTTGGTAGACACAGTTGACAATATGATAGAAATTTCTTACCTCTTAAGACTTTCTACTTTTTGGGATGTATTTGATTATTTTCCACACTGATGCTATATGGCAAGTTGAGGTAGCAATCTGATTTATCTTGTTCTCACAAACTAAAACCTTTATTTAAAGGTTATCTTGCATTGAGCTGTTAATATGTCCTCTTAAGACTTTTTGAAGGATACATATTCTGAATTTGGCTGATAATTCATACATGAACTAATTAAGATTTTGTTGTGCATTATTGATATGATTTCCGAGGTTCTTGGTATCTGGAACTTtgcatttatattattaaaaggaTACATATTGTTCAGCCTGTTGGCTTgatttcaaaaagaaaataaaaggtctATTATATATTGAATTACAATATGTTTTATGAGTTTGTCCATCTATGGCCAAATTCATACCCAAGATAAAAGGAAATGGATAATGAAATTGTGTTAGACAGCTTATAAATTTATGATAATCATTAATCCGGTATGTCCATAACATTGTTTAGGATTTAGTGGGATGATTGCTACCTCAGACCCTCATGATTATTGTCGTGCCTTTTGCAGAACCCAGGTTTTGATTTTTCGCAAGCTCAGTTCAGTGGAAATTGTCCTGATCCAAGGACTTTCATGGGTGGAATCCGTTCAGATTGATAATCTTTGCTGTTGAATCATCTACGTGAACCTTCTCTGAGATAATTATCAGATGGTAAATAATCTACGTAACCTCCCTTTGTCTCCCTCTTGTTAGACTTCTTTGAGACAAGCCTTAATGCACTCTATGGTTTGAATGATTGTATGACATAATTTTGGCATTTGCCAATCTTCTAATGCCTGTTATTAAATATGTGCATATAAATTATTGAACATTCTAGCAAAGAAATATTCAATGCAGCTCCTTATCCTTTCCACAATACTTTGGATTTGATATTTTTGCAACTGCAATTGATATTTAGGATAGGGAATAGTGTGTGAATTGACTTCTTAAACACTGCTACGACGGCTAGTATGtaatttccaactcaattaaTTGTTAAGTCAATGTATCGAAGAGCTGCCACAAGTTCAAAAAACTGAAACTAGTGTTTGAAGACGTGTAACTAAAGAGGGCAAGCCTTTCGCagtatgattttgaaaaactaaattaTGCATTGATGCCAagaatcactttttttttttgtgggatAATCTACTTCATAAGAACTTCTAAAGAATTTGAAGTGTGGGAAAACCCAAGTCCCTTCAATTTTTACCAGCACaagatatctttttattttattttttattgaagatAGGGGAACTCGAATCCGCAATCTCTTagatgagtatggggagactatactATTTGAGCTATAACTTATTGGCACACAAGATATTTGTTAAGGGAATGTCGATTTGTAGATTGTACAATAATAACCAACTAGTGGCAAAGGATTTGTCATGCAATCTGCTAGGTTAGCTATGTTTCTTATTCTCTGagattttagttatatttttaatgGTTATGTTAACTATAAGTAATTTTTTGTTTAGTATTTTGAGTTGCGTGAGGAAAATAGAAATCATGTTCTTTGGtgtcaaaggttggatcagattctcCATTAAGAAAGACGTAACTTGTTTGTAGATACTATGCATAGTTTCTGCTTTGCCTTAGCTTCTCAATATCTTTACGTGAATGTATAGCTAATCAAGGATGTTCATGCAAAACGAATGACGAATGAGTTTTTTATTGAATGAGGCAACTGTGTAACTTCCGTTCGTAGTTATGGAATCATTGGAATGTGTATTGGGAGTTATTATCTTGATGTTAAGGAAAATGCTCAGCTGATCCCAAATTGGTTCCCACTcgtcttttaattttcttctgattttatatatatatatatatggtgtatCAATAAGTATTAATTCACTTTTTTTATTTACTGAATATGTGGAATAACAATAAATATAAGGTTAGTCTATATAGTAAATATCTTAAACTTTACTTATAACGGTAAGAGTGTAAATTAACTGGTGCTCAAGTAGCATATAACTTATCCAATGCTCCGTTCATTTCTATTCACATCTAATCTAAAACTAACTTAAAGATCAGATAGTGAAAGATTTTTAAACGTGTTATACTTTTGGAAGTTTATCCATAGAAGTAGAACGGAGCATATTCTAGAAGGCAAAAAATTCATCAACCACGTAGCATGTATAATATAGGTCCTGTGGATGACAAGAAATAAGATTATTTAATACAATAATACCAACCCAGGAGAGATCTTGGGACTTTGATGCAGCCACTAAGCTTTTGGAGGATTTCAGATCCACTCCACTCCAGTTGCATTATATATATTAcacaataaatacaaaaaatattataactGAATGATTAAAGAACGGATAAGAAAAGTTTGACTTTTTAGTTTTGACAGTAGTTATTTCATAATTACTTTTAGGTGGAAACTCACGTGCAGTCGATTTCAACTATATGGTTTAAAAAAAATcggtttattttatataaatagtttatttaaaaaaatcggttTGAATTAGACCAAACAGTTACTTTTGTTCCCTTCTTCTTCGTTTCGCACGTAAAATTTGTTCTCTttcaatccctttttcaaaactaatatgAAACTTTCAATTAggtatgttccttttatttatatttcttaatcaaatttattatttcaaatgtatttcttaatttatgtttttattcattcctctgtgaatgatgaaaattatttaataaatacatacatatttATGTCATCACACCATTTTGATGTTCAGGATCATAAATGCCAAGATAATTCATGACAATTTCATGTGATGGAAGACAATAATGTAATTATGGTATAACGTAGACAAGTTGATAGCATGAGCATTGTTGAAATTTTGGCATGATTTCTTTCATATTTGTTATATGTCTCTTTAGTTGGTGATGTTATAGTTTATTGTGATGATATGATGGTAGTTTAATTGTATGAGTTAGGTCCTTTttatttggttgaattttttctaTGGCTATCCTATTCTTGATGGCaatgtcaaaataaatattttcattagttgttctttttttttctctatttttgaatcaattttattttgaaaaaatttattaaaaatttttgttgtagacaaaattaataatattatgttcaatattaatattttgattagatacttttgttttattaaaaataaattctaattttattaaaaaataaattctagttgataagtaaaaacacaaaaacgtGCATGACAGTGAAATCATAATTTCTAGACAAGTAAATTATAgtcttattatcttaaaaaaataatttatttatagaataatattgaaaaatcaacaataatttgcatgaaaatagtttattagtaaaataaaagttaattgattgattaccataaaatttaatttaacgaTAAATTTGCAATTGAACATATTTTTACAGCTTAATTTAAAATCTGTTTACAGCTTAATTTAAAAGCAACTGAGAATGTAAGTTatggaaacaaaacaaaactcaTCAAGAAAATAGAAACAGAGACACAAAAAAAAGGACAGATGATATCATTTATGCCATTCTTATAAAAAAAACTGTGAATATTGTTTTTTTCAGAATACtaaattttactttttcaaacaatttgtatacatatatttaacaaaaattaaataaaaaaatttcagataaatttaaagaaaaattggtcaatatgaatgaagaaaaagaacatatCAAATTCATCTGTTAGGAATTTAGGAATAACACGCAGaaagaatttaaattattttaaaaatagttatttgATCTATTCAAActggtttttttaaataaaccatttatataaaataaatcgaTTTTTTTTAAACCATACAATAACACGTGTCAACGATCCAAAAGCAACTTCACCTGCAGTCGACTGTCGACTGCAGGTGAGTTTCTACCTTACTTTTAAGAGTTTACACGCACGCATTTGAATCTTTGACAATTCTTTGAGTTTAGTTAATAGATATACTTTTAcacattaaaaaagaaaaaaatcatccaaactaaatttcttaatttaaaaaaaatgaattatattcttatttttattgaggTTTCGCTCATTCCTAATTCCCCCGCGAgtgactaatattaataaaaaggaTACTAATATAATATTTGTATTTGGTGCAATGGTATAACTTGAATTATGTTAGATTAacttaaaaaatcaataaatttaatccaatctaatttatttttaaactataagTGTAGTTTATCTAAACggaattatcttttattttgagcatctttattattgttttttttttttaatttagctaatatgtattttaagagtatatgataaatttattagtagtaaaagattttaaattttttatttaataaaaaatataaatatattaaaattttatatttttatatttttatatttttaataaaaaattaatctgtAATTAGCATGTtatcacggccttggacacacttcGACTCTACCGTGttggcactcggacttactcaaacTTTTGAATTAAGACCAAGTCAGTCTAACCCTCAGTACTTAGCAAGAAAGTTAAAAACACAAGAGAACACATGAGAAAGGAAATTTTGGTAGAAAtaacactttattactcaagtgtttgttacaaataACTCATATACtcaaactctaactctcacctATTTATAGTCATCCACCTCCTTAATAAATGATTAGGATTAAATAtaatcaacggtccagattaatTATCTAGAACCTTCATTGCAAATATCTATTCTACCACAACTTTCTAAATGGTTCTAAATTATTCCATAttacttttcatacttttataTACATCAAGACTCTtatagaatactctatgaccttctagaattttctagaacTTTCTAAGGTATTCTGAGACCTTTTAGAACATTTTAAAACGTTTTGGAACCATTTAGAGTGTTCTCAAATACTCCAGCAAATTATACAAATAccgttaaatctaaccttctcaAATTTACCGTGACATTTTCCTCCACCTAATGCGCAGATGTCCTCGTGCGTTCTGTTAATGATAGCGCTCTAGGTGTTTTTGAAATTATCACAGATCTTCACGAGCTTCCCAGTTAGCTTTGGTTATCGTGAGTTCTTTCCACTTAATCAAGTATTTGATACTTGATGGCATTCCTTTTCGTCGCATGATGTgattagctaagatctcttcgatttctttatCAAAGGATCTAATCACCACAGGCGGAGCTCGACACGAGTCACATCTACTCGGTTCATCTTGGTCTTCATGATATGATTTAAGCATATTCACATGGAAGACCGAGTAgatcttcatagagggagggagttgtactttgtaagcaacctccccaACACGTCCAATGATCTTAAATGACATTTCGTATTTGCGAAATAAGcccttatgaaccttgcgaaAGGCTTTGGATTGTTGTGGAAGAAATCTAATCATTACGTAGCTTatctcccacttgatagcttgcatgcctcctcttcttatATGCTCATTTTTTTATCCTCTTTGCagctttgtcgaggtaagaacgagtgacatATACTTGTTTTTCTCATGACTTGATCATATGATAAGATTCAAGGCTCTTCTCTgagtaagaagaagaaagagagtgggGTATAAGCAGCTGTTGTTCAGTTACAATCTCGAATGGACTCTTTTCTGTGGACTCACTCCTTTGTAAATTGTATGAGAACTGAGCAATGTCTAGGAAttttgtccaatccttctgattagcgcttacgaaatgcctcaagtaacactcgaataaggcattcactctcttaatCTGACCATTGGTTTGAGAATGGAAGCTTGTTGAGAAATGAAGCTCCGACCTAAAGAGTTTGAATAACTCTGTCCATAGTCATCCTATGAATAGTAGATCCCGATCACTAATGATATTCTTAGGCAATCCCCAGTACTTTACTACATTCTTGAAAAATAGTAGTGCTGCTTTCTCTACAGTGTAGTCAGTAGGGACAGGTATAAAGGTAGTATACTTTGAAAATCGATCTACTATCACAAGAATAGATTCAAACCCCTCGAAATTTGGTAAGGCAGAGATGAAATCTAAAGACACTTTTTCATGGTCGCTTTGGCAGTGGCAGAAGTTCCAACAATCCACTTGGTGTcatgttttcaatcttatcttgttggcacacaagacaagtcttcacataACTCTCTATTTCATCCCTCATTTGAGGCAAATAATAGGAAGATTCAATAAATGCCAAGGTCCTTTGTAGCCTTGATGACCAACTCATTTGGTGTCGTGGCATTCTTTCACTAGCTTTATccttaaattttttcatttagGGACGTATAGTCTTCTTTCTTTGGTGTAGAGAAGGTCATCTTTTAGCCAAAATCAtttggtcttaccttctctagctaaTTCCACCAATTTTTTGGCTAATGGATCATGATACAACCCTTCCTTGATGGTATGCAAAATATCATCTTCGACCATGAAAATGGCTGCCATCCTGTATGGTGCTGAGACAAGCGATTTCGCTCCTAACTCTAATTCAATCTTGTGGTCCACCTTCCTCCTAGGTAGTAGTTGTTTTGGCAATTCGGGAGACATCACATCCTTATTTTTTTAAGGACTTCCTTAATTTTAGGGGAAACAACTTCTCCTTCGGATGTTGACTCCTCTTGTAGTAGAGCTAAAGATATCATCTCCCCCTTTTTgaaccctttcttgagttgcatagTAGAAAGCATCGGTAGTCCTCCAATTTTAGAGACTGTAAGGACTATGCATGGAGACCTCTTCTCCATGACACATACTATGTTAtagtatggcataggtattatatttgccttcctttgCAAATCGAGCCCGATAACTATTTTGAAATCGTTCATTGGTGCTACTGAGAAATCTACAAGACCCTTATAAAAACTaagagtcatctcaaccccttttgctacTTCCTTAAGGGGTTCACCTTTGGTATTCACAAGTTTGAATCAGCCATTCTTTTCGGTGATTTTCAACCCAAGCCTCTTTACTTCGTCAAGTGTAatgaagttgtgtgtagcacTAGTGTCGATCGTATTCATAATGGATTTTCATTGATAAAAGGCTTTGATATACATCAAGTATTTCATTTCTGCGGTGCTTGTCTCTTTACCCTTCATA is a window from the Arachis hypogaea cultivar Tifrunner chromosome 1, arahy.Tifrunner.gnm2.J5K5, whole genome shotgun sequence genome containing:
- the LOC112792190 gene encoding uncharacterized protein — its product is MAEKLAPEKRHNFVHDGQKVFEWDQTLEEVNIYISLPPNVHSKQFYCKIQSKHVEVGIKGNPPYLNHDLTCPVKTDSSFWTLEDGIMHITLQKRDKGQTWASPILGQGQLDPYATDLEQKRLMLQRFQEENPGFDFSQAQFSGNCPDPRTFMGGIRSD